From one Amphiura filiformis chromosome 13, Afil_fr2py, whole genome shotgun sequence genomic stretch:
- the LOC140167972 gene encoding uncharacterized protein isoform X1, producing the protein MMFKPYTCLYCGIYFHFFDGFKRHVARHQMKYDRLNVRGQGMYCQQCERKDGGRTETGRCEHYQKCEFCQKTFAWKSTLINHIRTHTNEKPFQCLICQKTFAQQGSLMKHTKTHTKEKPYQCIYCQKCFAERSTCKRHITTHSKEKPFQCGEKYFTQQVSLKIHTRGHTKEKPYKCEYCQKYFAANSAYKQHIRTHTREKPFQCEYCHKTFTRQGTLNRHTRIHTKEKPFQCEICQKTFAEQSNLKRHIRTHTGEKPYGCEYCKKCFAVSSTHKQHIRTHTKEKPFQCEYCHKTFAQPGSLNRHTRTHTKKPFQCEICQKTFAQQSNLKNHTRTHTEEKPFQCEICQKTFAEQCSLKRHIRRTHSREKPYECEYCQKCFVDSSGHKQHIRTHTKEKPFQCEYCHKTFARQDSRNRHSRNHTKGKPFQCEICQKTFAQQSNLKNHIRTHTGEKPYQCEYCQKCFVDSSGHKRHTRTHTKEKPFQCEICQNTFTHQSNLKSHIRSHTKEKPYQCEYCQKTFAQNRSLKIHITTHKKEEPFLL; encoded by the coding sequence ATGATGTTTAAACCATATACTTGCTTGTACTGTGGAATTTACTTTCATTTCTTTGATGGATTTAAGCGGCATGTTGCTAGACATCAGATGAAGTATGACAGGCTTAATGTCAGAGGGCAGGGTATGTACTGTCAACAATGTGAACGAAAAGATGGTGGTCGTACAGAGACAGGCAGATGTGAACATTACCAGAAATGCGAGTTTTGTCAAAAAACTTTTGCATGGAAAAGTACTCTTATaaaccacatcagaactcacacaaatgaAAAGCCGTTTCAGTGTTTGATCTGTCAGAAAACTTTTGCACAGCAGGGCAGTCTTATGAAACACACcaaaactcacactaaagagaagccatatcagtgtatatattgtcagaaatgttttgcagagCGCAGTACTTGTAAACGTCACATCACCACTCACAGTAAAGAAAAGCCATTTCAGTGCGGTGAGAAGTATTTTACACAGCAAGTCAgtcttaaaatccacactagaggtcacacaaaagaaaagccatataagtgtgaatattgtcagaaatactTTGCAGCCAACAGTGCTTATAAAcagcacatcagaactcacacaagagaaaaaccctttcagtgtgagtattgccataAGACATTTACACGGCAGGGCACTCTTAATCGTCATACCAGAATTCACACAAAAGAAAAGCCCTTTCAATGTGAGATTTGTCAAAAAACTTTTGCAGAGCAAAGCAATCTTAAAAGGCACATCAGAACGCACACTGGAGAGAAGCCATATGGGTGTGAATATTGTAAGAAATGCTTTGCAGTCAGCAGTACTCATAagcaacacatcagaactcacacaaaagaaaagCCCTTTCAGTGCGAGTATTGCCATAAAACGTTTGCACAGCCGGGCTCTCTTAATCGCCATACCAGAACTCACACAAAAAAGCCCTTTCAATGTGAGATTTGTCAAAAAACTTTTGCACAGCAAAGCAATCTTAAAAACCACACTAGAACTCACACCGAAGAAAAGCCCTTTCAATGTGAGATTTGTCAAAAAACTTTTGCAGAGCAATGCAGTCTTAAAAGGCACATCAGAAGAACTCACTCTAGAGAGAAGCCATAtgagtgtgaatattgtcagaaatgctttgtagATAGCAGTGGTCATAagcaacacatcagaactcacacaaaagaaaagccctttcagtgcgagtattgtcataAAACGTTTGCACGGCAAGACAGTCGTAATCGCCACTCCAGAAATCACACAAAAGGAAAGCCCTTTCAATGTGAGATTTGTCAAAAAACTTTTGCACAGCAAAGCAATCTTAAaaaccacatcagaactcacactggAGAAAAGCCAtaccagtgtgaatattgtcagaaatgctttgtagACAGCAGTGGTCATAAGCGACAcaccagaactcacacaaaagaaaagCCCTTTCAATGTGAGATTTGTCAGAACACTTTTACACATCAAAGCAATCTTAAAAGCCACATCAgaagtcacaccaaagagaagccatatcagtgtgaatattgtcagaagacTTTCGCACAAAACAGAAGTcttaaaatacacatcacaacTCACAAAAAAGAGGAACCATTTCTTCTTTAA
- the LOC140167978 gene encoding uncharacterized protein, translated as MMFKPFTCSYCGIYFHYFDGLKRHVARHQMKYDRLNVRGQRSMYCLNCEQKDGGHTETRRYGHCQESVLDKSELTMQITTQTKNIISQCQYCLRCFKNSNNMRRHVRTHTKEKPYQCEYCQKCFFHSSTYKQHIRSHTKEKPFHCEICQKTFAQQGNLKIHTRTHTKEKPYQCEYCQKCFVDKSNLKQHIRIHTKEKPYPCDYCQKSFANSSSLRNHIRTHTKEKPFQCEICHKTFAQKATLLGHIRTHTNEKPFQCEYCQKCFQSSSNLGNHTRTHTKEKPHQCEYCQKTFTHKCNLNRHIRTHTNEKPYK; from the coding sequence ATGATGTTTAAACCATTTACTTGTTCTTATTGTGGAATTTACTTTCACTACTTTGATGGATTGAAGAGGCATGTTGCTAGGCATCAGATGAAGTATGACAGGCTTAATGTCAGAGGGCAACGGAGTATGTACTGTCtaaattgtgaacaaaaagatGGCGGCCATACAGAGACCAGAAGATATGGACATTGCCAGGAAAGTGTTTTAGATAAAAGTGAACTTACCATGCAGATTACAACTCAAACCAAAAATATCATCTCTCAGTGTCAGTATTGTCTGAGGTGTTTCAAGAATAGCAATAACATGAGAAGACatgtcagaactcacaccaaagagaaaccctatcagtgtgaatattgccagAAATGCTTTTTTCATAGCAGTACTTATAAGCAACACATTAGAAGTCACACAAAAGAAAAGCCCTTTCATTGTGAGATTTGTCAGAAAACTTTTGCACAACAGGGTAATCTTAAAATCCAcaccagaactcacaccaaagagaaaccctatcagtgtgaatattgtcagaaatgctttgtagACAAAAGTAATCTTAAGCAACACATCCGAATTCACACAAAAGAGAAGCCATATCCGTGTGATTATTGTCAGAAAAGCTTTGCAAACAGTAGTTCTCTTAGAaatcatatcagaactcacactaaagaaaaGCCTTTTCAGTGTGAGATTTGTCACAAAACATTTGCACAGAAAGCTACTCTTTTAggtcacatcagaactcacacaaatgaAAAGCCAttccagtgtgaatattgtcagaaatgcttccaaagtagcagtaaccttggaaaccacaccagaactcacacaaaagagaagccacatcagtgtgaatattgtcagaagacTTTCACACATAAGTGCAATCTAAAtcgccacatcagaactcacacaaatgaAAAGCCATATAAGTGA
- the LOC140167972 gene encoding uncharacterized protein isoform X3, with translation MMFKPFTCSYCGIYCNSFDVYKRHVGRHRMKYDRLNVRGQESMCCQNCERKDGGHTETSRYGHCQKCVFDKSGLTIHITTQTKNVIFQCQYCQKSFTNSSTCKQHIRTHTKEQPFQCEFCLKTFAQKVNLKSHIRTHTNEKPYQCEYCQKCFAISSNHKRHIRTHTKEKPFQCDYCQKMFADQGTLIRHIKTHTKEKPYQCEYCQKCFIRSSEVKDHIRTHTKEKPYKCEYCQKCFANFSNHKRHIRTHTKEKLFQCEYCQQTFVEQNTLKRHIRTHTKEKPYQCEYCQKCFANITTHKQHIRTHTKEKPFQCEICPKTFAHEKYSHNSH, from the coding sequence ATGATGTTTAAACCATTTACTTGCTCGTATTGTGGAATTTACTGTAACTCCTTTGATGTATATAAGCGGCATGTTGGTAGACATCGGATGAAGTATGACAGGCTTAATGTCAGAGGGCAGGAGAGTATGTGCTGCCAAAATTGTGAAAGAAAAGATGGTGGTCATACAGAGACAAGCCGATATGGACATTGCCAGAAATGTGTTTTCGATAAAAGTGGACTTACCATTCACATCACAACTCAAACCAAAAATGTCATCTTTCAGTGTCAGTATTGTCAGAAAAGCTTTACAAACAGCAGTACTTGTaaacaacacatcagaactcacactaaagaacaGCCCTTTCAGTGCGAGTTTTGTTTGAAAACTTTTGCACAGAAGGTCAATCTTAAgagccacatcagaactcacaccaatgagaaaccatatcagtgtgagtattgtcagaaatgctttgcaatCAGTAGCAATCATAaacgacacatcagaactcacactaaagaaaaGCCCTTCCAATGCGAttattgtcagaaaatgtttgcaGATCAGGGCACTCTTATACGccacatcaaaactcacaccaaagagaaaccgtatcagtgtgaatattgtcagaaatgcttcatACGTAGCAGTGAAGTTAAagaccacatcagaactcacacaaaagaaaagccatataagtgtgagtattgtcagaaatgctttgcaaaCTTCAGCAATCATAAACGACACATCAGAACGCACACAAAAGAAAAGCTCTTCCAATGCGAATATTGTCAACAAACGTTTGTAGAGCAGAACACTCTGAAGCGCCACataagaactcacaccaaagagaagccatatcagtgtgaatattgccagaaatgctttgcaAACATTACTACTCATaaacaacacatcagaactcacacgaaAGAAAAGCCTTTTCAGTGTGAGATTTGTCCTAAAACCTTTGCGCATGAAAAGTACTCTCACAATTCACATTAG